The following are encoded in a window of Candidatus Goldiibacteriota bacterium HGW-Goldbacteria-1 genomic DNA:
- the ptsP gene encoding phosphoenolpyruvate--protein phosphotransferase, with translation MYKGIPASPGIVIGQAYVINKKSAEITKRIIVPALVEAEIQRLRKAVEKTKIDIMSIKEKVIYDIGNSEADIFNAYLMLLEDRMFAGKSETIIKTESVNAEYALMQVLKEYAEFFNKISDSYLKERGRDISGLVEKIIKNLAELKTKDGDAPADKYIVVAHDLTPADTAEMDKGKVMGFVTEIGGATSHTAIVARSLEIPAVVGVRDITATLNTGDILILDGEKGIVAVNPGAKVMNAYREEQKKYTLKLRMLKRLKTLEAVTVDKHKVELNANIEFPEEIGAVLENNADGVGLFRTEFIYMNKMNLPSEEEQFESYKTVITKMGNKSVTIRTMDIGGDKFLPYFKIMPEQNPFLGLRAIRLSLANQNIFRLQLRAILRASAFGKARIMFPMVSVIEEIEEAKKILEEVKFDLKSKKVVYDEQIKVGTMIEVPSAVLMSAEIAKHVDFFSIGTNDLIQYTVAVDRGNEAVAHLYDGLNPAVLRSIKMTVDSAHKNGIKVSVCGEMAGQPYMAFILIGLGVDELSGNSASILSVKKMIRSIKFQSALETADAALKMEKASDIKSFLTAKVNQLLYETEKGA, from the coding sequence ATGTATAAAGGAATACCCGCCTCTCCGGGAATTGTAATCGGGCAGGCATATGTAATTAACAAAAAGAGCGCGGAGATTACAAAAAGAATCATAGTTCCCGCGCTGGTGGAAGCCGAAATTCAGCGGCTAAGAAAAGCCGTTGAAAAGACCAAGATTGACATCATGTCAATTAAGGAAAAGGTCATATATGATATCGGAAACTCCGAAGCTGATATTTTTAACGCGTACCTTATGCTGCTTGAAGACCGGATGTTTGCCGGGAAATCAGAGACGATAATAAAAACAGAGTCTGTAAATGCGGAATACGCGCTTATGCAGGTGTTAAAAGAGTATGCGGAATTTTTCAATAAAATTTCCGACAGTTATCTGAAAGAACGAGGCAGAGACATATCCGGGCTTGTTGAAAAAATTATTAAAAATCTGGCTGAATTAAAAACCAAAGATGGTGACGCTCCGGCTGATAAATATATTGTTGTGGCGCATGACCTTACTCCTGCGGACACCGCGGAAATGGATAAAGGTAAAGTGATGGGTTTTGTAACGGAAATAGGCGGTGCTACATCGCACACCGCCATTGTGGCAAGGTCCCTTGAAATCCCGGCGGTGGTGGGTGTGCGAGATATTACGGCAACGCTGAACACGGGGGATATTCTGATACTTGACGGTGAAAAAGGCATTGTAGCGGTAAATCCCGGGGCAAAAGTAATGAATGCTTACAGGGAAGAACAGAAGAAGTACACGCTTAAACTTCGTATGTTAAAAAGGTTAAAAACACTTGAAGCTGTCACAGTGGATAAACATAAGGTGGAGCTTAATGCTAATATAGAGTTCCCTGAAGAAATAGGCGCTGTGCTTGAAAATAACGCTGACGGCGTCGGACTTTTCAGGACAGAATTTATATATATGAATAAAATGAATCTGCCGTCGGAAGAAGAACAGTTTGAGTCTTATAAAACAGTTATTACCAAGATGGGGAATAAATCAGTGACAATCAGGACAATGGATATAGGCGGGGATAAGTTTCTGCCGTATTTCAAGATAATGCCGGAACAGAATCCGTTTCTGGGGTTAAGGGCAATAAGGCTGTCTTTGGCAAATCAGAATATTTTCAGGCTGCAGTTAAGGGCTATACTTCGGGCTTCTGCTTTTGGGAAAGCCAGGATTATGTTTCCTATGGTTTCGGTTATAGAAGAAATTGAAGAGGCAAAAAAGATTTTAGAAGAAGTTAAGTTTGATCTGAAAAGCAAAAAAGTTGTATATGACGAACAGATAAAAGTGGGTACAATGATAGAAGTCCCATCTGCGGTATTAATGTCCGCGGAAATTGCCAAACACGTTGACTTTTTCAGCATAGGCACAAACGACCTTATTCAGTATACCGTGGCGGTGGACAGGGGCAATGAAGCAGTCGCGCATCTATATGACGGGCTAAATCCTGCTGTTTTAAGAAGTATTAAGATGACAGTTGACAGTGCGCATAAAAACGGCATTAAGGTGTCAGTCTGCGGGGAAATGGCAGGCCAGCCGTATATGGCATTTATTCTCATTGGGCTTGGGGTGGATGAACTTTCAGGTAATTCCGCTTCTATTTTGTCGGTTAAAAAAATGATACGCAGCATAAAGTTTCAGAGCGCCCTTGAAACGGCTGATGCTGCATTGAAAATGGAGAAAGCATCGGATATAAAA
- a CDS encoding HPr family phosphocarrier protein has translation MEYSKKVKVINKLGFHLRAVAVFVKESEKYKSLIKVKNGDVEADGKSIMGLMTLIAAQGMEIEIKAEGQDAKEAVGKLVKVVENKFGEKE, from the coding sequence ATGGAATACAGTAAAAAAGTTAAGGTAATAAACAAACTTGGCTTCCACTTAAGGGCGGTAGCTGTTTTTGTAAAAGAGTCGGAAAAATACAAATCGCTTATCAAGGTAAAAAACGGCGATGTGGAAGCCGATGGTAAAAGCATTATGGGTTTAATGACCCTTATTGCGGCGCAGGGAATGGAAATAGAGATAAAAGCCGAAGGCCAGGACGCAAAAGAGGCCGTAGGCAAGCTTGTTAAAGTGGTGGAAAACAAATTTGGGGAGAAAGAATAA